A portion of the Shimia isoporae genome contains these proteins:
- the ggt gene encoding gamma-glutamyltransferase, translated as MYFRISALVMSLAIGSAGWAQDVADGVAPEVETGLGVQVPTALQVAADAKAAGKPTEAQDWMIAAAHPLAVQAGADVLAKGGSAADAMVAAQAVLGLVEPQSSGLGGGAFLVWYDAASGKVTTLDGRETAPMAATPRLFQDENGERLKFFEAVVGGRSVGVPGTPMLMEVAHRKWGRSTWPELFLPAIRHAEKGFPVSRRMAASVARDSERLASHPTTAAYFLPGGVPLPEGEILFNLEYANSLRLLAREGADPFYTGEIAGDIVDAVRKADNPGVLSNVDMALYQVKERPAVCVVYRKHDVCGMGPPSSGGLTVGQILGMARHFDLAGMGPDSVEAMRVIGEASRLAFADRGRYMADSDYVPVPVEGLLARPYLKSRSRLMESDTALTKEQVVSGEPKFDHAMNYADGETFEQPSTSHISIVDSYGNALSMTTTIENGFGSRVMARGFLLNNELTDFSFRSHVKGVPVANRVEPGKRPRSSMAPTIVLRDGKPVLVVGSPGGSRIIGYVAKTIIAHIDWGLDVQAAIDLPNMVNRFGTFDVEEDSMKDPLEEIGFEVKVRDLNSGVHAISIGETLQGGADNRREGLAYGQ; from the coding sequence ATGTATTTTAGGATTTCAGCACTAGTAATGTCGTTGGCCATTGGATCCGCGGGTTGGGCGCAGGACGTGGCCGACGGGGTGGCGCCAGAGGTCGAAACCGGACTTGGAGTGCAGGTTCCCACGGCTCTGCAGGTTGCAGCCGATGCCAAGGCGGCGGGCAAGCCCACAGAAGCACAGGACTGGATGATTGCTGCGGCGCACCCGTTGGCTGTTCAGGCAGGGGCTGATGTTCTGGCGAAGGGCGGCAGCGCGGCAGATGCAATGGTGGCGGCACAGGCGGTGTTGGGGTTGGTTGAGCCGCAGAGTTCCGGCTTAGGTGGCGGGGCATTTCTGGTCTGGTACGATGCGGCCAGCGGGAAGGTCACAACTCTGGATGGGCGCGAGACAGCACCCATGGCTGCGACCCCGCGACTGTTTCAGGACGAAAACGGCGAACGGTTGAAGTTTTTCGAGGCCGTGGTTGGCGGGCGCAGTGTCGGCGTTCCCGGTACGCCAATGTTGATGGAAGTCGCGCATCGCAAATGGGGACGCAGCACTTGGCCGGAACTGTTCCTACCGGCGATCCGTCATGCGGAGAAAGGTTTTCCCGTGTCGCGCCGAATGGCTGCGTCCGTCGCGCGGGATTCTGAGCGTCTGGCCTCGCACCCCACCACGGCTGCCTATTTCCTGCCTGGCGGTGTGCCGCTTCCGGAAGGGGAAATTTTGTTCAACCTCGAGTACGCCAACAGCCTGCGACTATTGGCGCGAGAGGGCGCTGATCCGTTTTACACGGGCGAGATAGCTGGCGACATTGTTGATGCAGTGCGGAAGGCTGATAATCCGGGTGTTCTGAGCAACGTTGATATGGCGCTTTATCAGGTGAAGGAACGCCCCGCTGTTTGTGTCGTTTATCGGAAGCATGATGTGTGCGGCATGGGGCCGCCATCTTCTGGCGGACTGACCGTAGGGCAAATCCTGGGAATGGCTCGCCACTTTGATTTGGCAGGTATGGGACCGGATAGCGTCGAGGCCATGCGTGTGATCGGAGAGGCGTCACGTTTGGCTTTTGCAGACCGCGGCCGGTACATGGCGGACAGTGACTATGTGCCGGTGCCTGTGGAGGGGCTGCTGGCGCGGCCATACCTGAAGTCGCGGTCCCGTCTGATGGAAAGTGACACCGCACTTACGAAGGAGCAGGTCGTATCGGGCGAGCCAAAGTTTGATCATGCAATGAACTATGCGGATGGCGAAACGTTCGAGCAGCCTTCGACCTCGCATATTTCGATTGTCGACAGCTATGGCAACGCCCTGTCGATGACGACGACCATTGAAAATGGATTTGGCAGCCGCGTAATGGCGCGCGGGTTTCTTCTGAATAACGAACTGACAGACTTTTCGTTCCGTTCCCACGTCAAGGGAGTACCGGTTGCGAACCGAGTGGAACCGGGGAAGCGCCCGCGCTCATCGATGGCCCCGACAATTGTCCTGCGAGATGGCAAGCCGGTTTTGGTGGTTGGCAGCCCCGGGGGAAGCCGCATCATCGGGTACGTCGCCAAAACCATCATCGCCCACATCGATTGGGGGCTGGATGTGCAGGCTGCGATCGATTTGCCAAATATGGTGAACCGGTTCGGAACTTTCGATGTCGAGGAAGACAGCATGAAAGATCCGCTCGAAGAGATCGGATTTGAAGTCAAGGTGCGAGATCTGAACAGTGGCGTTCATGCGATTTCCATCGGCGAAACATTGCAAGGCGGAGCGGACAACAGGCGCGAGGGTCTTGCCTACGGGCAGTAG
- the thpR gene encoding RNA 2',3'-cyclic phosphodiesterase, whose amino-acid sequence MRAFVAIDLSGSEADGFLDLQERLAVGRSVPAGNLHLTLAFLDEQPESALEALHEELEEVRHPAFELRFRGVDLFGGVRSRALAVLAEQEPALLDLQQAIKRCLHRVGISSATRRYRPHVTLARFKDGGQNPERLQAAISRGGTSEIGPLLVTHFSLFQSTLTSAGAIHEVLCDYPLQVFGDGEFDGF is encoded by the coding sequence TTGCGCGCCTTTGTTGCCATTGATCTGAGCGGGTCGGAAGCGGATGGCTTTCTGGATCTGCAGGAACGTTTGGCGGTGGGGCGCTCTGTGCCAGCTGGCAACCTGCATCTGACTCTGGCCTTTCTGGATGAGCAGCCAGAAAGCGCCTTGGAAGCGCTTCACGAAGAACTGGAAGAGGTGCGCCATCCGGCCTTCGAGCTGCGGTTCAGGGGGGTTGACCTTTTTGGAGGTGTGCGCAGCCGCGCGCTGGCGGTACTGGCAGAACAGGAACCTGCGCTGCTGGATCTGCAACAGGCCATAAAACGCTGTCTGCATCGCGTCGGTATTTCGTCGGCAACGCGTCGGTATAGGCCCCATGTTACTTTGGCGCGGTTCAAGGATGGTGGTCAAAACCCGGAAAGACTCCAAGCGGCGATCTCTCGAGGGGGCACGTCGGAAATCGGCCCGTTGCTGGTCACGCATTTTTCGCTTTTCCAATCGACTTTAACCAGCGCGGGAGCGATTCACGAAGTGCTGTGCGATTATCCGCTGCAAGTGTTCGGTGACGGAGAGTTTGACGGCTTCTGA
- a CDS encoding 2-hydroxyacid dehydrogenase, producing MPKQRLSVVVTRRLPEAVETRLSELFDVRLRDDDTPMPREQLAEAMREADVLVPTLSDKIDANLIAQAGERLKLIANYGAGVDHIDVASARQRGVLVSNTPGVSADDTADMALALILGVTRRIGEGLMRMQSGEWDGWAPTALLGGRVSGKRLGILGMGRIGTAVARRAQACGMQIHYHNRKRLRPEIEEQFEATYWESLDQMLARMDVISVNCPHTPSTFHLLNARRLKLMKPGAVIVNTSRGEVIDENAMVRMLKSGEIAGAGLDVYEHGAEIHPDLRGLPNVVLMPHMGSATVEGRIEMGEKVLINIKTFDDGHRPPDLVVPAML from the coding sequence ATGCCCAAGCAACGTCTGAGTGTTGTCGTGACGCGACGCTTGCCCGAAGCGGTCGAAACGCGGCTTAGCGAACTCTTTGACGTGCGGCTGCGTGACGATGATACGCCAATGCCCCGTGAACAGTTGGCTGAAGCCATGCGGGAAGCAGATGTTTTGGTGCCGACGTTGAGCGACAAGATCGACGCCAACCTTATCGCGCAGGCCGGGGAACGGTTGAAACTGATTGCCAATTACGGGGCGGGTGTTGATCACATTGATGTGGCGTCTGCACGTCAACGGGGTGTTCTTGTGTCCAACACGCCTGGTGTTTCTGCGGATGATACCGCCGACATGGCGCTTGCCTTGATACTAGGCGTGACGCGACGCATTGGCGAAGGCCTGATGCGTATGCAATCCGGTGAGTGGGATGGCTGGGCGCCAACTGCGTTGCTTGGCGGTCGGGTCAGTGGAAAGCGGCTTGGCATTCTTGGCATGGGGCGTATCGGCACTGCGGTCGCGCGTCGTGCGCAGGCTTGTGGCATGCAGATTCATTATCACAACAGAAAGCGATTGCGCCCTGAAATCGAAGAACAATTTGAGGCCACCTATTGGGAAAGCCTTGATCAGATGCTGGCGCGTATGGATGTGATTTCGGTCAATTGCCCACACACGCCGTCAACCTTTCATCTGCTGAATGCACGGCGGCTCAAACTGATGAAACCGGGTGCGGTTATCGTCAACACGTCCCGGGGCGAAGTGATCGACGAGAATGCAATGGTGCGTATGCTTAAGAGTGGCGAGATTGCTGGCGCAGGCCTCGACGTCTATGAGCATGGTGCCGAAATCCATCCGGACCTTCGCGGTCTGCCAAACGTGGTGCTCATGCCACACATGGGCTCGGCCACCGTAGAGGGTCGGATTGAAATGGGTGAGAAAGTTCTCATTAATATCAAGACTTTCGACGATGGCCACCGTCCGCCGGATCTTGTTGTTCCGGCCATGCTCTGA
- a CDS encoding SH3 domain-containing protein, with protein sequence MSGKMFILGRKSLVFMGAVLIAALTSAVAAEEKRGPVTNLPLPRYVSLKASKANVRRGPSRTHRIDWVFTRRNMPLQITAEYEHWRRVRDIEGAGGWVHYSLLSGVRTVIIEADMLPLKARPADNTPVTAHLELGVIARLEECNIDWCKLNASGYKGWTLKENLWGVTPDEIRD encoded by the coding sequence ATGTCAGGCAAGATGTTTATCTTGGGTCGAAAATCGCTTGTTTTCATGGGCGCCGTGCTGATCGCAGCACTTACATCTGCCGTGGCGGCAGAGGAAAAACGCGGGCCGGTCACCAACTTGCCGCTGCCGCGTTATGTGTCGCTGAAGGCATCCAAGGCCAACGTACGGCGCGGCCCGTCCCGTACGCACCGGATAGATTGGGTGTTTACGCGCCGAAACATGCCACTTCAGATTACAGCCGAATACGAACACTGGCGACGCGTAAGAGATATAGAAGGCGCCGGAGGTTGGGTGCACTATTCCTTGTTATCCGGTGTGCGCACTGTGATCATCGAAGCCGATATGTTACCGCTCAAGGCACGACCTGCCGATAACACCCCTGTCACCGCACACCTCGAACTCGGGGTGATAGCCAGACTCGAAGAGTGCAACATTGATTGGTGCAAGCTCAATGCCAGCGGCTACAAGGGCTGGACGCTCAAGGAAAACCTGTGGGGTGTCACCCCCGACGAGATCCGCGACTGA
- the rpe gene encoding ribulose-phosphate 3-epimerase: MSFDRSIKIAPSILSADFANFGQEIRAIEDQGADWVHVDVMDGHFVPNLTFGPPAVKAFRPHVKTFMDVHLMIAPVDPYIEAYAEAGADMITAHVEAGPHIHRTLQAIKAQGVKAGVALNPGTPVEAIEHVMDLADMVLVMTVNPGFGGQKFIHSGVEKTRRVREMIGDREIHIQIDGGVTPETAPLVAEAGADVLVAGSAVFKGGSVDNPEVYGANMKAIRDSISG, translated from the coding sequence ATGTCCTTTGACCGCTCCATCAAAATCGCCCCGTCCATTCTTTCGGCTGATTTCGCCAATTTTGGGCAGGAAATCAGGGCGATTGAGGATCAGGGGGCGGACTGGGTGCATGTCGATGTGATGGATGGGCACTTTGTGCCCAACCTTACTTTTGGTCCGCCTGCTGTTAAGGCTTTTCGCCCGCACGTGAAAACCTTCATGGACGTGCACCTCATGATTGCTCCGGTGGATCCTTACATCGAGGCTTATGCCGAGGCCGGCGCGGATATGATCACAGCGCATGTTGAGGCAGGGCCGCACATCCACCGGACTTTGCAGGCTATCAAAGCACAGGGCGTGAAGGCTGGTGTTGCCCTGAATCCCGGAACGCCCGTTGAAGCCATCGAACATGTTATGGATCTGGCGGATATGGTTCTGGTGATGACCGTGAACCCGGGTTTTGGCGGTCAGAAATTCATTCATTCTGGCGTAGAGAAAACGCGTCGGGTGCGGGAGATGATCGGCGATCGCGAGATTCATATCCAGATTGATGGCGGTGTTACGCCGGAGACTGCACCTTTGGTGGCTGAGGCCGGAGCAGACGTTCTGGTTGCTGGATCTGCAGTTTTCAAAGGCGGTTCTGTTGACAATCCGGAAGTCTATGGCGCGAACATGAAAGCCATCCGAGACAGCATCTCAGGCTAG
- a CDS encoding urease accessory protein UreD produces the protein MRSKFRDQQSVLDDFRLSGSSRVLFPHGRRDSLEAVLLNTSGGLTGGDDFHTEITAGKGSHLTVTTQAAERAYRSIDENAAKVRSSISVAPDARLNWLPQETIIFDGANVDRTLDVGLSKDSCFLMVEPMIFGRTAMGETVHQASIKDKINIRRDGRIQFADRVNLSGDIQSHLDRPAIANGNRAMAALLFAANEAERHVDPLRALLPPNCGVSLIREGLIFARLLAEDGHSLRQILIPALRHLRGAELPRTWML, from the coding sequence GTGCGTTCCAAGTTTCGGGATCAACAAAGCGTTCTGGATGATTTCCGCTTATCGGGATCGTCTCGCGTTTTGTTCCCGCATGGCCGTCGGGATTCTCTCGAAGCTGTCTTGCTCAACACGTCAGGCGGGCTTACCGGAGGAGATGATTTCCATACCGAAATAACCGCCGGCAAGGGCAGCCACCTGACGGTGACAACACAAGCCGCTGAGAGGGCCTATCGCAGCATCGACGAAAATGCGGCCAAGGTTCGCTCATCCATTTCGGTGGCTCCCGACGCGCGCTTGAACTGGCTTCCTCAGGAAACCATCATATTTGATGGCGCAAACGTTGACCGGACTTTGGATGTAGGTCTGTCAAAGGACAGCTGTTTTTTGATGGTGGAACCGATGATCTTCGGTCGCACCGCCATGGGCGAAACGGTTCATCAGGCGTCGATCAAAGACAAGATAAATATCCGTCGTGACGGGCGCATACAGTTTGCCGACAGGGTGAATCTGTCAGGCGACATCCAATCCCATCTGGACCGCCCCGCAATCGCCAATGGCAATCGTGCAATGGCCGCCCTCTTGTTCGCCGCCAATGAAGCTGAACGACATGTTGACCCGCTGCGCGCACTTCTGCCGCCTAACTGCGGAGTCAGCTTGATCCGTGAGGGCCTGATCTTTGCTCGCCTACTTGCCGAGGATGGACACTCTCTTCGCCAAATTCTCATTCCCGCGTTGCGTCACTTGCGCGGCGCTGAACTACCTCGAACCTGGATGCTCTGA
- a CDS encoding urease subunit gamma, whose amino-acid sequence MQLTPREKDKLLIAMAAEVARKRLSRGVKLNHPEAIALITDAVVEGARDGKSVADLMQSGAHVITRDQCMEGIPEMIHEVQVEATFPDGTKLVTVHNPIR is encoded by the coding sequence ATGCAACTGACGCCTAGAGAAAAAGACAAACTGCTGATCGCCATGGCGGCGGAAGTCGCCCGTAAGCGCCTCTCGCGGGGAGTTAAGCTTAACCATCCGGAGGCAATCGCGCTCATCACGGACGCCGTCGTAGAAGGCGCACGGGACGGCAAATCTGTAGCCGACCTCATGCAATCCGGCGCTCATGTGATCACGCGTGACCAATGTATGGAGGGCATCCCGGAGATGATCCACGAAGTACAGGTCGAGGCCACTTTCCCAGACGGCACGAAACTCGTGACCGTTCACAACCCCATTCGCTGA
- a CDS encoding urease subunit beta, giving the protein MIPGELFAADGDLTLNDGAEVTTLMVANTGDRPIQVGSHYHFAETNPALDFDRAAAHGLRLDIAAGTAVRFEPGQRREVPLIPISGARRIFGFNQKVMGPLS; this is encoded by the coding sequence ATGATCCCCGGCGAGCTCTTCGCCGCCGACGGCGACCTTACGCTGAACGATGGTGCCGAGGTGACTACTCTCATGGTGGCCAATACCGGGGACCGACCTATCCAGGTGGGCAGCCATTATCATTTTGCGGAAACCAATCCGGCACTGGACTTCGATCGCGCTGCTGCCCACGGATTGCGCTTGGACATCGCCGCCGGCACGGCCGTGCGGTTCGAACCCGGGCAACGGCGGGAAGTGCCACTCATACCCATTTCTGGCGCGCGCCGCATTTTCGGCTTCAACCAAAAGGTTATGGGGCCTCTCTCATGA
- the ureC gene encoding urease subunit alpha: protein MPAKITRSDYAAMFGPTVGDKLRLADTELVIEVERDLTAERAGAGDSLAYGEEVKFGGGKVVRDGMGQAQTTRAEGAVDTVITNALIVDHSGIYKADVGLKDGRIAKIGKAGNPDTQPGVDIIVGPGTEAIAGEGKILTAGGFDSHIHYICPQQIEDALHSGLTTMLGGGTGPAHGTLATTCTPGPWHIGRMLQSADAFPMNLAFAGKGNASLPAALEEQVKGGACALKLHEDWGTTPAAIDCCLSVADDMDVQVMIHTDTLNESGFVENTVAAMKGRTIHAFHTEGAGGGHAPDIIKICGEEHVLPSSTNPTRPFTVNTVDEHLDMLMVCHHLDKSIPEDVAFAESRIRRETIAAEDILHDMGAFSIIASDSQAMGRVGEVLIRTWQTADKMKKQRGRLPEETGENDNFRVRRYIAKYTINPAIAHGLSHQIGSIEEGKRADLVLWNPAFFGVKPEMVLIGGSIVCAQMGDPNASIPTPQPVYSRPMFGAYGRAVENSAVVFVSEAAQAEDIGASLGLAKQTLAVQNTRNIGKSDLKLNDATPEIEVHPETYEVRADGELLTCQPAEVLPMAQRYFMF from the coding sequence ATGCCTGCAAAAATAACCCGCTCCGACTACGCTGCCATGTTCGGCCCAACCGTTGGCGACAAGCTGCGCCTTGCCGACACTGAACTGGTCATCGAGGTCGAACGTGACCTTACCGCAGAAAGAGCGGGAGCAGGCGACTCTCTGGCTTACGGCGAAGAGGTCAAATTCGGCGGTGGGAAAGTGGTCCGGGACGGCATGGGCCAAGCCCAGACCACACGTGCTGAGGGTGCCGTAGACACGGTCATCACCAACGCGTTGATCGTAGATCACTCGGGCATCTACAAGGCAGACGTAGGTCTCAAGGATGGTCGTATTGCAAAAATCGGTAAGGCGGGTAACCCGGATACGCAACCGGGTGTCGACATCATTGTCGGGCCCGGCACAGAGGCCATCGCTGGCGAAGGCAAGATATTGACCGCAGGCGGATTTGACAGCCACATCCACTACATTTGCCCGCAACAGATCGAGGACGCCTTGCATTCGGGGCTAACCACCATGTTGGGCGGCGGAACCGGCCCGGCACACGGAACGCTCGCAACCACCTGCACACCCGGTCCTTGGCACATCGGGCGCATGCTGCAATCTGCGGATGCTTTTCCGATGAACCTCGCTTTTGCAGGCAAGGGCAACGCGTCGCTTCCGGCCGCTCTGGAAGAACAGGTCAAAGGCGGGGCCTGCGCACTGAAACTGCACGAAGATTGGGGTACAACGCCTGCCGCAATCGATTGCTGCCTATCGGTCGCGGACGACATGGACGTTCAAGTCATGATCCACACCGATACTCTCAATGAATCCGGTTTTGTCGAAAATACAGTTGCGGCAATGAAAGGTCGCACGATTCACGCCTTTCACACCGAAGGCGCGGGCGGAGGTCACGCGCCCGACATCATCAAGATTTGCGGTGAAGAGCACGTCCTGCCGTCGTCCACCAACCCAACCCGACCATTCACCGTCAACACAGTAGACGAGCACCTCGACATGCTGATGGTTTGTCACCATCTCGACAAATCGATCCCCGAAGACGTGGCCTTCGCCGAAAGTCGTATCAGGCGGGAGACAATCGCCGCAGAAGACATCCTTCATGACATGGGCGCCTTCTCAATCATCGCGTCGGACAGTCAGGCCATGGGCCGTGTCGGCGAGGTGCTGATCCGAACATGGCAAACTGCCGACAAAATGAAGAAACAGCGCGGTCGTCTACCCGAAGAAACTGGAGAGAACGACAATTTCCGGGTGCGCCGCTATATCGCAAAATACACGATCAATCCCGCGATCGCGCACGGACTCAGTCATCAGATTGGATCGATCGAGGAAGGCAAGCGCGCCGACCTCGTGCTTTGGAATCCGGCTTTCTTCGGAGTTAAGCCTGAAATGGTTCTGATCGGCGGCTCTATTGTCTGTGCACAGATGGGCGATCCTAACGCTTCCATTCCAACGCCTCAGCCGGTCTATTCAAGACCCATGTTTGGTGCGTATGGTCGCGCGGTCGAAAATTCCGCTGTTGTATTTGTATCCGAGGCAGCGCAGGCCGAGGACATTGGCGCCAGCTTGGGCCTCGCCAAGCAAACACTGGCGGTCCAGAACACGCGCAATATCGGAAAATCGGACTTGAAACTAAACGATGCTACGCCAGAGATCGAAGTGCATCCGGAAACCTACGAAGTACGCGCTGATGGCGAATTGTTGACCTGTCAGCCAGCCGAGGTTTTGCCGATGGCACAACGTTATTTCATGTTCTGA
- a CDS encoding DUF1127 domain-containing protein, with amino-acid sequence MALTDTTHSAAPISLGKIVAAPFHAIGRFFVAIMENNSRIQRVDALNAMTDEQLAERGIRREDIVRHVFGDYMHI; translated from the coding sequence ATGGCACTGACCGATACGACACACTCCGCAGCCCCGATTTCGCTGGGCAAAATCGTTGCAGCACCGTTCCATGCGATCGGCCGCTTCTTTGTAGCGATCATGGAAAACAACAGCCGCATCCAGCGCGTCGACGCTCTGAATGCAATGACCGACGAGCAACTCGCGGAACGCGGAATTCGCCGCGAAGACATCGTGCGCCACGTTTTCGGCGACTACATGCACATCTGA
- the ureE gene encoding urease accessory protein UreE, with product MTALPTARSYHSHAHAPSSGRVALTYEDRFLRRKTLQLEDGSRILVDLPKTTSLDHGGVLVMTDGAEITVSAAPEELMAITADDLTRIAWHIGNRHTPCQIESDRLLIQPDHVIRELLALLGATVTDVTEPFTPEGGAYGHGRTHGHDHSHPHAHDHSHDHDH from the coding sequence ATGACTGCACTGCCAACCGCCCGCTCCTATCACAGCCACGCGCACGCCCCGTCATCGGGGCGTGTGGCCTTGACGTACGAAGACCGATTTCTTCGCCGCAAAACCTTGCAGCTCGAAGACGGCAGCCGCATCCTTGTTGATTTACCGAAGACAACCTCACTCGATCACGGTGGGGTTTTGGTGATGACCGATGGAGCGGAGATCACCGTTTCAGCAGCTCCTGAAGAGTTGATGGCGATCACCGCGGACGATCTAACACGTATCGCCTGGCATATCGGCAACCGCCACACACCGTGCCAAATTGAGTCAGATCGTTTGCTCATTCAACCAGACCACGTGATCCGGGAATTGCTTGCACTGCTCGGCGCCACTGTTACCGATGTAACAGAGCCATTTACGCCCGAGGGTGGTGCCTATGGCCACGGTCGCACACACGGCCATGACCACAGCCACCCACACGCCCATGACCACAGCCACGATCATGACCACTGA
- a CDS encoding urease accessory protein UreF encodes MTTDPVLTLTQWLSPAFPVGAFTYSHGLEHLVATGTVTNAATFFEWLTDTLRHGAGRSDVILLAAAFRADTAELQEIDDLARALAPSSERLLETGQQGSAFSRTVAAIHNIDLPALTYPVAVGHAARLQNLPLEETARLFLHAFAANLTSAATRLVPLGQTEAQAALLRSTQLCKDIAATAITETIDDIASTTFASDIASMNHETQYSRLFRS; translated from the coding sequence ATGACCACTGATCCGGTTCTGACGCTTACTCAATGGCTTTCGCCGGCCTTTCCGGTGGGCGCATTCACCTACAGCCACGGATTGGAACATCTCGTCGCAACCGGCACTGTGACGAATGCGGCAACCTTCTTCGAATGGCTGACTGACACGCTTCGCCACGGCGCTGGCCGAAGCGATGTGATCCTGCTTGCTGCTGCCTTTAGGGCGGACACCGCTGAACTGCAGGAGATCGACGACCTCGCTCGCGCACTCGCTCCGAGTTCCGAACGCCTCCTTGAAACGGGACAGCAGGGCAGCGCTTTCTCCCGAACTGTCGCGGCCATTCACAATATTGACTTGCCGGCGCTGACATACCCTGTCGCGGTCGGGCATGCTGCGCGCTTACAAAACCTTCCGTTGGAAGAAACGGCCCGATTGTTCCTGCACGCCTTTGCCGCCAACCTGACATCTGCTGCGACGCGGCTCGTTCCGCTTGGACAGACCGAGGCACAGGCTGCGCTCTTACGGTCAACTCAGCTTTGCAAAGACATTGCTGCCACCGCGATTACCGAAACAATTGACGACATTGCCTCAACCACATTTGCTTCCGACATTGCTTCTATGAACCATGAAACGCAGTATTCGAGGCTTTTCCGCTCATGA
- a CDS encoding DUF3995 domain-containing protein encodes MTVIATLLSGALLIPAALHLLWAIGFWFPIKDETALARATVGAKGITRMPPAIPCAVVAMALLFAAILPHVPAFPLQSLMMSGAAAVFLLRGLIAYTPFWRKHFCEEPFASLDRRFFSPLILAMGVAFLILRLQGT; translated from the coding sequence ATGACCGTGATCGCGACGCTACTTTCAGGGGCGCTCTTGATACCGGCTGCCCTGCACCTCTTATGGGCAATCGGCTTTTGGTTTCCTATCAAGGATGAAACGGCATTGGCCCGCGCGACGGTCGGTGCCAAAGGCATTACCCGCATGCCCCCAGCGATTCCATGCGCGGTTGTCGCGATGGCTCTGTTGTTTGCCGCCATCCTGCCTCATGTTCCAGCTTTTCCATTGCAAAGCCTAATGATGAGTGGCGCAGCGGCCGTCTTTCTGCTGCGCGGCCTGATCGCTTACACGCCATTCTGGCGGAAGCACTTCTGCGAAGAGCCTTTCGCATCGCTTGACCGCCGGTTCTTTAGCCCGCTGATCCTCGCAATGGGCGTAGCTTTCCTAATCTTACGACTTCAAGGAACCTGA
- the ureG gene encoding urease accessory protein UreG, giving the protein MSSPNGPLRIGIGGPVGAGKTTLTANLCRALRDKLSVAVVTNDIYTREDAEELMRQQVLPLERIKGVETGGCPHTAIREDASINLAAIDELNKEIPDLDIILIESGGDNLSATFSPELADLTIYVIDTAAGEEIPRKGGPAITRSDILIINKTDLAPYVGASLEVMERDANKMRGTRPFVFASLRSGKGLDAILPLIGEIGGVPELMAS; this is encoded by the coding sequence ATGTCTTCACCCAATGGCCCTCTCCGCATCGGCATCGGCGGTCCCGTCGGCGCTGGAAAAACCACGTTGACGGCCAACCTGTGCCGAGCGCTACGCGACAAGCTGTCCGTGGCCGTCGTAACCAACGATATCTACACTCGTGAAGATGCCGAAGAGCTGATGCGTCAACAGGTCTTGCCACTTGAACGCATAAAGGGCGTCGAAACCGGAGGCTGCCCCCACACAGCCATTCGCGAAGACGCCTCGATCAACCTTGCCGCAATCGACGAGCTCAATAAGGAAATACCTGATCTGGACATCATCCTGATTGAAAGCGGTGGCGACAATCTGTCTGCCACTTTCAGTCCCGAACTGGCAGACTTGACTATCTACGTGATCGACACTGCCGCTGGGGAGGAGATACCACGCAAAGGCGGCCCTGCTATCACCCGTTCCGACATTCTGATCATCAACAAAACCGACCTCGCCCCCTATGTGGGGGCAAGTCTCGAGGTGATGGAGCGTGACGCCAACAAAATGCGTGGAACGCGTCCGTTCGTTTTTGCCAGCCTTCGCAGTGGCAAGGGATTGGACGCCATTCTTCCTCTGATCGGCGAAATCGGCGGTGTTCCGGAACTCATGGCAAGCTAA